Proteins found in one Arachis stenosperma cultivar V10309 chromosome 8, arast.V10309.gnm1.PFL2, whole genome shotgun sequence genomic segment:
- the LOC130943468 gene encoding probable pectate lyase 5, producing the protein MMISRSILFSLVFLVFSFLIPTFISSSPVQDPELVVQEVNRQINASIARRSLLVSDRRNLGYLSCGSGNPIDDCWRCDPNWEQNRQKLADCAIGFGKNAIGGRDGKIYVVDDSGDDDPVNPKPGTLRHAVIQDEPLWIIFARDMVITLKEELIMNSYKTIDGRGASVHIANGPCITIQYVTNVIIHGINIHDCKQGGNAMVRDSPRHYGWRTISDGDGVSIFGGAHIWVDHCSLSNCNDGLIDAIHGSTAITISNNYMTHHDKVMLLGHSDEYTQDKNMQVTIAFNHFGEGLVQRMPRCRLGYFHVVNNDYTHWEMYAIGGSANPTINSQGNRFVAPNDRFSKEVTKHEDAAESEWKNWNWRSEGDMLVNGAFFTASGAGASSSYARASSLSARPSSLVASITTSSGALLCKKGFPC; encoded by the exons ATGATGATATCAAGAAGCATTCTATTCTCTTTGGTTTTCTTGGTTTTCTCTTTTCTCATCCCTACCTTCATTTCCTCTTCCCCTGTTCAAGACCCTGAATTGGTAGTTCAAGAGGTGAATAg GCAAATCAATGCCTCCATTGCTAGGAGGAGCTTGTTAGTTAGTGATAGGAGAAACTTAGGGTACCTTTCATGTGGAAGTGGCAACCCCATTGATGATTGTTGGAGGTGTGATCCTAATTGGGAACAGAACAGACAGAAGCTAGCCGATTGCGCAATTGGGTTCGGAAAGAACGCAATTGGCGGCCGGGATGGTAAGATTTACGTGGTAGATGACTCTGGAGATGATGATCCAGTAAACCCTAAACCCGGAACCCTACGCCATGCAGTGATTCAGGACGAGCCGTTATGGATCATATTCGCTAGGGATATGGTAATCACACTGAAAGAAGAATTAATTATGAATTCTTACAAGACAATTGATGGAAGAGGAGCTAGTGTACACATTGCTAATGGTCCATGCATAACTATACAATATGTGACAAATGTGATTATACATGGAATTAACATACATGATTGTAAGCAAGGGGGGAATGCTATGGTGCGTGACTCTCCTAGGCACTACGGGTGGAGGACCATATCGGACGGCGATGGCGTGTCGATCTTCGGTGGGGCCCACATTTGGGTGGACCATTGTTCATTGTCCAATTGCAATGATGGGTTGATTGATGCAATTCATGGGTCCACAGCAATCACAATATCTAACAATTACATGACACACCATGATAAGGTTATGTTGCTTGGTCATAGTGATGAATATACTCAAGACAAGAACATGCAAGTCACTATTGCTTTCAACCACTTTGGTGAAGGTCTTGTTCAAAGAATGCCAAG GTGTAGGCTTGGATACTTCCACGTGGTGAATAATGACTATACCCATTGGGAGATGTATGCTATTGGAGGAAGTGCTAACCCTACCATTAATAGCCAAGGAAATAGATTTGTTGCACCCAATGATAGATTCAGCAAAGAG GTGACAAAGCATGAGGATGCAGCAGAGAGTGAATGGAAGAATTGGAATTGGAGATCAGAAGGGGACATGCTTGTTAATGGTGCATTCTTCACAGCTTCTGGTGCTGGTGCTTCTTCAAGCTATGCTAGGGCTTCTAGCCTCAGTGCTAGACCCTCTTCTCTTGTTGCTTCTATTACTACTTCTTCTGGTGCCCTTCTTTGCAAGAAAGGTTTTCCATGCTGa
- the LOC130946688 gene encoding peptide methionine sulfoxide reductase-like: MASSTGQNPAHDPDTDKPENPDHEFAEFGAGCFWGVELAFQRVVGVVKTEVGYTQGHSHHPTYKQVCTGTTNHVEVVRLQFDPKLCTYNTLLDLFWSRHDPTSLNRQGNDVGAQYRSGIYYYNETQARLAQESKEAKQSEFKGKIVTEILPAKRFYRAEEYHQQYLEKGGGRGLKQSAEKGCNDPIRCYG; the protein is encoded by the exons ATGGCATCAAGCACAGGGCAGAACCCGGCCCATGACCCGGATACAGACAAACCGGAAAACCCGGATCACGAGTTTGCAGAGTTCGGAGCGGGTTGTTTCTGGGGGGTGGAGCTTGCGTTTCAGAGAGTGGTTGGTGTCGTCAAAACTGAGGTTGGTTACACGCAGGGTCACTCCCATCATCCCACTTACAAGCAGGTCTGCACCGGAACCACCAACCATGTCGAAGTCGTTCGCCTGCAGTTCGATCCCAAACTCTGCACCTACAACACCCTCTTGGATCTCTTTTGGTCTCGCCATGACCCCACTTCACTCAATCGCCAG GGCAATGATGTAGGTGCACAATATAGATCAGGAATATACTACTACAATGAAACTCAGGCTCGTTTAGCCCAAGAATCAAAAGAAGCTAAGCAATCAGAATTTAAGGGCAAGATTGTCACAGAAATTCTTCCAGCAAAGAGGTTCTACAGAGCAGAGGAATACCATCAGCAGTATCTGGAGAAAGGTGGTGGTAGAGGTCTCAAGCAATCTGCTGAAAAGGGTTGCAATGATCCCATAAGGTGCTATGGTTGA
- the LOC130944987 gene encoding vignain, whose protein sequence is MEMKKFLLAFALSLTLLLGLSWQAESFDFSEKDLASEDSLWELYERWRSHHTVTRSMDEKLKRFNVFKANVMHVHNTNKMDKPYKLKLNMFADLTNDEFRSSYAGSRIDHHRRFHGTLRGAKETFMYENVKDVPDSVDWRQKGAVTPVKNQGKCGSCWAFSTIAAVEGINQIKTGKLVSLSEQELVDCDNAINQGCNGGLMVYAFQYIKEKGGITTEENYPYKAVKGLCDTLKANDKAVSIDGHETVPANDEGALLKAVANQPVSVAIDAMGYDMQFYKEGVYNGTCTTHLNHGVTAVGYGVTNDGTKYWIVKNSWGDKWGEQGYFRMQRGVTQKEGQCGINMLASYPIKNSSADPTGSSSFPIDEL, encoded by the exons ATGGAAATGAAGAAGTTCTTATTAGCCTTTGCTCTGTCACTTACTCTGCTTCTCGGCTTGTCCTGGCAAGCCGAGAGCTTCGACTTCAGCGAGAAGGATCTCGCGTCGGAGGACAGCCTCTGGGAGCTCTATGAGAGGTGGAGGAGCCACCACACGGTGACTCGAAGCATGGACGAAAAACTCAAGAGATTCAATGTGTTCAAGGCCAATGTGATGCATGTCCACAACACTAACAAAATGGACAAGCCTTATAAGCTTAAGCTTAACATGTTTGCTGACTTGACCAATGATGAATTTAGGAGCTCCTATGCCGGATCAAGGATTGATCACCATAGAAGGTTCCATGGGACACTAAGAGGGGCAAAAGAAACATTCATGTATGAGAATGTTAAGGATGTTCCTGATTCTGTGGATTGGAGGCAGAAAGGTGCTGTTACTCCTGTCAAGAATCAAGGAAAATGTG GTAGTTGCTGGGCGTTTTCGACCATTGCAGCGGTCGAAGGAATCAACCAAATCAAGACAGGAAAGTTAGTATCATTGTCTGAACAAGAACTTGTGGATTGTGACAATGCGATCAATCAAGGGTGCAATGGTGGCCTAATGGTGTATGCTTTTCAGTACATCAAGGAAAAGGGTGGCATAACAACAGAGGAGAACTACCCTTATAAAGCAGTAAAAGGATTATGTGACACATTAAAG GCTAATGATAAAGCCGTGTCGATCGATGGCCACGAGACTGTCCCTGCGAACGACGAAGGGGCGTTGCTTAAAGCCGTCGCGAACCAGCCTGTGTCTGTAGCCATAGATGCCATGGGCTATGATATGCAGTTCTACAAAGAG GGAGTATATAACGGAACTTGTACCACACATCTAAACCATGGTGTGACCGCAGTTGGGTACGGCGTAACCAACGACGGAACCAAGTATTGGATTGTTAAGAATTCATGGGGGGATAAATGGGGAGAACAGGGTTACTTCAGAATGCAAAGGGGAGTAACTCAGAAGGAAGGACAATGTGGCATAAATATGTTGGCTTCATACCCAATCAAAAACTCCTCTGCTGACCCAACAGGATCTTCATCTTTTCCCATTGATGAACTTTGA
- the LOC130943965 gene encoding GCN5-related N-acetyltransferase 1, chloroplastic, protein MLLRGIVSSPLPSLRLQLKPPLKTRNVVVSSQTPTNATSYPLSISDEVLESRGFVLRRSADGLNLDDLNGVFVAVGFPKRDPEKIRVALEHTESLLWVEYLRTRRPVAFARATGDGVFNAIIWDVVVDPSFQGVGLGKAVMERMISELLEKGIVNIALYSEPRVLGFYRPLGFVADPDGIRGMVYSRKNKKNKNK, encoded by the coding sequence atgcTCTTACGTGGCATCGTCTCGAGTCCTCTCCCTTCTCTCCGCCTCCAACTCAAACCCCCACTCAAAACCAGAAACGTCGTCGTTTCATCGCAAACCCCAACCAACGCCACAAGCTACCCTCTCTCCATCTCCGACGAGGTCCTCGAATCTCGCGGCTTCGTCCTCCGCCGCAGCGCCGACGGCCTCAACCTCGACGATCTCAACGGCGTCTTCGTGGCGGTAGGGTTCCCGAAGAGAGATCCGGAGAAGATCCGCGTAGCGCTGGAGCACACTGAATCGCTGCTGTGGGTGGAGTACCTCCGTACACGGCGGCCGGTGGCGTTTGCGAGGGCAACCGGCGACGGAGTGTTCAACGCGATAATATGGGACGTGGTAGTGGATCCATCGTTCCAAGGAGTTGGGCTTGGGAAAGCGGTTATGGAGAGAATGATATCGGAGCTTCTAGAAAAAGGGATCGTGAACATTGCTCTTTACTCGGAGCCTAGGGTTCTTGGGTTCTATAGGCCTCTAGGGTTTGTTGCTGACCCTGATGGCATTCGGGGAATGGTGTATTCcagaaagaacaagaagaacaagaacaaataa